DNA from Variovorax sp. V213:
GCCGAAACGCATGCGCTACAAGGCCCTCAAGTAAGCCTGAACCGGTTCTTCCGGAACGCGAACGGCGCGCCGACCCTTGGAGGGCGGCGCGCTTTTTTCATGGGCGGCAGGCCGGCGTTTCAACGCGCCCGCACCAGCCGAAAGGCCGCATTCGCCCCCCATGTGGCGACCAGCAGGTTCCCGTCGGGTGTGCGGACGAGTCCGACCGGGCTGGACAGGCCGTCCGCCACCACGACGCGGCCTCCTTCGCGGTCGATGCGGCTGACTGTCGTGCCGCCGTAGTCGACCACATAGGCGGCTGCACCCTCCGGATCCGCGACGATGCCGGGGCCTGGGCTGCGCAGCCCGCCGTGGATGTTTCGCGCGCGTCCATCCTGTCCGACCAGCGAGATGCCGCCTGCGATGTTGCTGACCATCAGCTCGCCGCCCGCCAGTTCGACCGCGCCGACGGTGTTTGCAGTCCCTGCGCGGCGACTTCGATCCTGCCGTCGGGATGCGCGGCGAGGATCTGATTGGTTCGTCGGTTGGCGATCAGCAATCGGCCCTTGCGATCGAAGCTCAGGCCCGCCGGCGTTGCCAGGCCGCGCACGAACACGCTCTGCCTGCCGTCGGGCGTGAAGCGCCACACCAGGTCTTGGCTGTAGGACGCGACGAAGATGTCGCCGGAAGCGCCGATCGCCAGCCCGCTGGGGCCGTTCAGGCCCGATGCGAACACCGAGCGGGCCCCATCTGGCGCAAAGCGCAGGACGGTCCCGGCCGACCAGTTGGCGACATAGAGATGGCCGGCTGCGTCGTAGGCCATGCCGACCGGTGAGGAGAGGTCGTCATGCACGGCGCGTTTCTCCACCGTCCAGCTCGGCAAGGCGGGCGAGGCGGGCGCATTCATCGCAGCCGCAAGCAGCGCCAGGCCGAGCAGCGGCAGGCGGATGCGAAAACTGCGGTGCTTCATGCGGGCTCTCCCTGCGGGGCGTCCGCGGCAAACACCTCGCGCGCCGCCGTCAGGCCGTTGAGTGCTGCCGGAAAGCCCGCGTACACGGCCATCTGCATGATGACCTCGACGATTTCGGTGCGCGTGACGCCGACATTGAGCGCGCCCTGGATATGCACCTTGAGCTGCGGTGCCGCATTGCCCATGGCCGTGAGCGCGGCAACCACCGCGATCTCGCGTGAACGCAGGTCGAGGCCGGGGCGCGAGTAGATGTCGCCGAACGGGAACTCGATCAGGAGGCGGGCGAAATCGGGGGCGATGCCGGCCAGGCTTTCGACGACCTTGATGCCGCCTTCACCGTCGATTTGCTGCAGCCTGGCCAGCCCGCGCTCGTAGCGCAGGTTGTCGTTGCCGTCTTGGCTTGCTTGTGTGTTGATCATCGCTCGTCTTCCTTTCCGGGGCAGTGCCCGGTGACGAGGGACGCTTCTTGTCGATGGCACGGTAGTGCTCGATCTTCAGCGAAAGCGCGTGCATGGATTGCTGCAGCGCCACCACTTTGGCCTGGACCTCGGCAAGATGCTGTTCGAGCATCTTGCGCCGCTCCCCGACACTGGCGTCCCCCTGGCTTCGAAGCCTGGCGAAGGCCTGCATGCCCTGGATGGGCATGCCGGTTTCGCGCAGGCGCAACAGGAAGGCCAACCAGTCCATGTCGGCTCGCGCGTAACGGCGCTGGCCACCCGGTGCCCGGGGCACTGCGGCGATCAGTCCGATGCGCTCGTAGTAACGCAGCGTGTGGGCCGTGAGGCCGGTGCGCTGCGCGACTTCCGCAATGGTCAAGCTGGCTTCCATGGCGGGAATTCTCGAAGTTGGAGCGCGCTCCAAGTCAAGCGCTTTCTGTGGCTTCTGTCGGCAGCGGCGTTCGAGGCGCGAAATCGCCCGGCTGCGGCCAGCGCATCTGCACGCGCTTTTGCACCGCGTGGATGTTGTTGCGCAGCGCATAGAGCTCGTCGGCATACGACAGCGGAACGGCCACCTTGTTCACCACGCGGTCGAGCTCGTCGAGTTCGTCGAGCAACTCGTCGCGCCCGCCCTGCCGTGCATCGACCTTGGCCTCGATGTCGCGCAGCCGCGCATACCAGCGGAACACACGCCGCCGCACGCGGAACTGGTAGAGCGGCGGCACCACGCGGCTCAGCGGCAGCATCAGCACCAGCAGGCCACCGAGTACCAGCCACATGCGCTCGATCAGATTGCTGGCCCAGAACGGCAGGTAGCGCTGCCAGAACGGCGGCGTGCCGTTGATTGCGCGGTCGCCCTCGGGGCTCACGGGCAGTTCGCTGGTGCGCGTGTTGGGGAAGTCGCGCGCGCGGTTGAACCAGCCGGCGTCGCTGTGCACGCCTTGCGCGGCTTGCGCAAAGAGCTGCCGCAGTGCCGGGTGCGTCTCGTCGCGTGAGAGCAGCGAGGTGGTGGCCGCGAGCAGCGACACGTCGGAGGGCGGCAGGTCCCGCGACAGATCGACCACGCCGCGCGGCAGCGTGACCGCCGAGAGGAACGGGAAGCGCCGCGTATAGGCATCGGCCTGGCCGAAGTTCATCAGCCTGATGTCAGGAGCACGCAGCAGGCGCTGCACCTGCGGCGACTGCGGCGCGGAGGCCAGCACGATGGCGTCGAGCAGCCCGGCCTGGAGCGCTTCGGCCGCGGCCGCCTGCTCGAGGTTGGAAAGCTGCAGCGCGTTGGAGTCCAGGTGGTTGGCCTTGAAGAGCCTTTCCATGATCTCGGGCAGGCCGCTGCCCGCCAGGTCGACGTTCACGCGCAAGCCGCGCAGCTGGGCGAGCGAGGTCAGGGTGCTTGTCTTGCGGTCGATCTTCTGCGCGCTGTCGGCGCGGTAGAAGAGCCAGATCGGTTCGAAGAACAGGCTGCCGAGGGAGGTGAGGCCGGCTTCCTCGTCGGACACCGGGTCGGCGCTGCCGCCGCGCACGAAGCCCACGTCGGCGCCGCCGCTGCGAAGCAGTTCCAGGTTCTCGGACGATCCCGTGGTGGCCTTGAGCTCCACCTCGATGCCGCTGCTCTTGAGCAGCTCGGCATAGCGCTTGCCGAACTGCGAATAGGCGCTGCCGGTGGGGCCGGTGGCCAGCGTCACATGCTTGGGCGGCTGCGGCTGCAGCCACCAGTAGGCGGCAATCAGCAGACCGATCACGAGGAACACGATCGGGCCCGCCGAGGCGATCAGGTCGCGGATCGACAGCAGGATCAGCTTCAGCGTCTTGGGCATGGACATGGGGATCAATTCAAGCTTTGGTTGCGGCGAGGTCGGACGCGCACGGCACGTGCAGCTCGCCCACGGTGACGGAACGCGCCGCCAGCACCGCGCGCAAGGTGGCGCGCGCCACCACTTCGGCGGCCATGGTGCCGAGCACGGTCATGCCCGGGGCATCGCCCTCGAGCGGCACCTGGCCCGTGGCCAACGCAAAGAGCGTGTCGCCGTCGCTCATCGTGTGCACCGGATTGATGGCGCGCGCAAGGCCGTCGTGTGCCACGCTGGCGAGGCGGTTGGCCTGCACCTTCGTCAATACCGCGTCGGTCGCGATCACGCCCAGCGTGGTGTTGGTGCCCGCAAGCAGGGGCTTGGGCGGCTCCCCGCGCAGCAGGGCGCGGCGGGTGTCGAGCAGTGCAAGCCCGTCTTCGGTGCGCGCACCGGCCACCGGCTGCGCGGTGTCGGGGTCGATCACGTCGCCCAGCGCGTTGACCGCGATCAGCGCGCCCACCGTCACGCCGCCCACGGTGACCGAAGCCGTGCCGATGCCGCCCTTCATGGCGCGATGCACGCCGAAGAGCTTGCCCACGAGCGCACCGCTGCCGGCGCCCACGTTGCCTTCGGCCGGGGCTGCATTGCTTGCCGCGTCGCAGGCCGCATAGCCGGCTGCGGCGTCGGGGCGGATGCGCGCATCGCCCACGGGCAGGTCGAACAGCACGGCGGCCGGCACGATGGGCAGGATGCCGAAGCGCACGTCCATGCCGATGTTCCGCTCCTCGAGCCAGCGCATCGCGCCCTCGGCCGCGGCCAGGCCCCAGGCGCTGCCACCTGCCAGCATGATGCCGTGCACCTGCTGCACCAGGTTGCCGGGCGAGAGCAGGTCGGTTTCGCGCGTGCCGGGCGCGGCGCCGCGCACGTCGACGCCGGCCACGGCGCCTTCGCGCGCAAGGATCACGGTGCAGCCAGTGGGCCTGCGCGTGTCGGAAAAATGGCCGACTTCGATGCCGGCGACATCGGTAATGGCGCCTGAAGACGGCGAAGGAGAAGAGAAGGCAGAAGACGGAGCGGGCATGGCGGCCGATTATGGGACCGCGCCCTCTACGATAGGCCCCATGACAGTTGCAAGAAGTTTCTCTGCGGGCGGCACCGGACGCCACGCGGTCGTGATCGGCGCGGGTGCCGTGGGCAGCGCAACCGCCATCGAGGCCTTGCGCGCCGGCCTGCGCGTGACGGTGGTGGAGCCCGGCGAGCCGGGCGGCCCGCAGGCCACGAGCTACGGCAATGCGGGTTGGTTGTCGTCGCATTCCGTGGTGCCGCCCGCGCTGCCCGGTGCCTGGCGCAAGGTGCCCGGCTGGCTGGCCGATCCGCTGGGGCCGCTTGCGCTGCGCTGGCGCTATCTGCCGAGGGCCTTGCCCTGGCTGCTGCGCTACCTGGCCTCGGGCTGGACCGAAGCGCGCGTGCAGCGCACGGCCGACGCACTGCGCACGCTGCTTGCCGATGCGCCGGCCCTGCATGCCCGGCTGGCCGCCGAGGCCGGCGTGCCGCAACTCATCGAGCAGCGCGGGCTGCTGCATGCCTACCGCTCGCGCGAGGAGTTCGAAGGCGACGCACTCGGCTGGCGCGTGCGCCGGCGCACCGGCGTGCAGTGGGACGAATGGCCGGAGCCGGAACTTCGGCAGCGCGAGCCCGATCTCGACGCGCGCTACACGCTCGGCATCTTCGTGCCCGAGGCCGGCCACTGCCGCAACCCTGGCGCCTATGTGGCCGCGCTGGCGCGCCATGCGCTGGAGGCCGGTGCGCAGCGCGTGGCGGCGCGCGCCACGGGCTTTCGCATCGAAGGCGGACGGCTGCGCGCGGTGCAGACGGAGGCCGGCGAGATCGCCTGCGACGCTGCCGCCATCTGCACCGGCGCGCGCTCGGCCCCTCTCGCCGCTGCGGCCGGCTCTGCGGTGCCGCTCGAATCGGAGCGCGGCTACCACGTGGTGGTCGAAGGCGCTGCGGTGGGGCCGCGCACGCCGACGATGGTGGCCGACGGCAAGCTCATCGCGCACTGGATGGACGGCGGCCTGCGCGCGGCCGGCCAGGTCGAGATCGGCGGGCTCGAGGCCGCGCCGGACTGGCGGCGTGCCGAGATCCTGCACCGCCATCTGCAATCGATGTTTCCAGGCCTGGCCGGCCAGGCGCCGGATGCGGTGGCGGTGAAGCATTGGCTCGGCCACCGGCCCAGCCTGCCCGATGGGCTGCCCTGCATCGGCGCGGCCGCGGCCAGCGCGGACATCGTGCTGGCCTTCGGGCACGGCCATGTCGGCCTGTGCGGCTCGGCGCGCACCGGCAGGCTTGCGGCGCAATTGCTCGCGGGCAGCACGCCCGATACGGCGCTTGCCCCGTTCGATCCCGGCCGCTTCAGCTGACCGGCCGGTTTCGTGTTCGGATCAGCGGTAGCTTTGGTAGACGCGAGTGCCGCCGTCGGCCAGCACCAGCAAGACGTCGTAGGGGTCGCGCCGGTTCCCGTAGGCCGCGCCGTCCATGCCGGGCGAACCGACGGGCATGCCTGGCACGGCAAGGCCTATCGCCTTCGGCTTTTCCTGCAGCAGACGGCGCACCTCGCGTGCGGGCACGTGGCCTTCGAGGGCATAGCCGCCGACCATGCCGGTGTGGCACGAGCCCAGCTTGGCTGGAACGCCGAGCCGGGCGCGCGCGGCATCGTTGCCGTCGTCGTGCACGCGGCTTGCGAAGCCGTTCGCGTTGAGGTGCTTCACCCAATCCTGGCAGCA
Protein-coding regions in this window:
- a CDS encoding DUF411 domain-containing protein; this encodes MHRRTLLLRAAPVLALASTAAWPLAASAAAPMVEIWKDPNCGCCQDWVKHLNANGFASRVHDDGNDAARARLGVPAKLGSCHTGMVGGYALEGHVPAREVRRLLQEKPKAIGLAVPGMPVGSPGMDGAAYGNRRDPYDVLLVLADGGTRVYQSYR
- a CDS encoding TAXI family TRAP transporter solute-binding subunit, which codes for MSMPKTLKLILLSIRDLIASAGPIVFLVIGLLIAAYWWLQPQPPKHVTLATGPTGSAYSQFGKRYAELLKSSGIEVELKATTGSSENLELLRSGGADVGFVRGGSADPVSDEEAGLTSLGSLFFEPIWLFYRADSAQKIDRKTSTLTSLAQLRGLRVNVDLAGSGLPEIMERLFKANHLDSNALQLSNLEQAAAAEALQAGLLDAIVLASAPQSPQVQRLLRAPDIRLMNFGQADAYTRRFPFLSAVTLPRGVVDLSRDLPPSDVSLLAATTSLLSRDETHPALRQLFAQAAQGVHSDAGWFNRARDFPNTRTSELPVSPEGDRAINGTPPFWQRYLPFWASNLIERMWLVLGGLLVLMLPLSRVVPPLYQFRVRRRVFRWYARLRDIEAKVDARQGGRDELLDELDELDRVVNKVAVPLSYADELYALRNNIHAVQKRVQMRWPQPGDFAPRTPLPTEATESA
- a CDS encoding MerR family transcriptional regulator, translating into MEASLTIAEVAQRTGLTAHTLRYYERIGLIAAVPRAPGGQRRYARADMDWLAFLLRLRETGMPIQGMQAFARLRSQGDASVGERRKMLEQHLAEVQAKVVALQQSMHALSLKIEHYRAIDKKRPSSPGTAPERKTSDDQHTSKPRRQRQPALRARAGQAAANRR
- a CDS encoding P1 family peptidase, producing MPAPSSAFSSPSPSSGAITDVAGIEVGHFSDTRRPTGCTVILAREGAVAGVDVRGAAPGTRETDLLSPGNLVQQVHGIMLAGGSAWGLAAAEGAMRWLEERNIGMDVRFGILPIVPAAVLFDLPVGDARIRPDAAAGYAACDAASNAAPAEGNVGAGSGALVGKLFGVHRAMKGGIGTASVTVGGVTVGALIAVNALGDVIDPDTAQPVAGARTEDGLALLDTRRALLRGEPPKPLLAGTNTTLGVIATDAVLTKVQANRLASVAHDGLARAINPVHTMSDGDTLFALATGQVPLEGDAPGMTVLGTMAAEVVARATLRAVLAARSVTVGELHVPCASDLAATKA
- a CDS encoding carboxymuconolactone decarboxylase family protein, yielding MINTQASQDGNDNLRYERGLARLQQIDGEGGIKVVESLAGIAPDFARLLIEFPFGDIYSRPGLDLRSREIAVVAALTAMGNAAPQLKVHIQGALNVGVTRTEIVEVIMQMAVYAGFPAALNGLTAAREVFAADAPQGEPA
- a CDS encoding NAD(P)/FAD-dependent oxidoreductase, which gives rise to MTVARSFSAGGTGRHAVVIGAGAVGSATAIEALRAGLRVTVVEPGEPGGPQATSYGNAGWLSSHSVVPPALPGAWRKVPGWLADPLGPLALRWRYLPRALPWLLRYLASGWTEARVQRTADALRTLLADAPALHARLAAEAGVPQLIEQRGLLHAYRSREEFEGDALGWRVRRRTGVQWDEWPEPELRQREPDLDARYTLGIFVPEAGHCRNPGAYVAALARHALEAGAQRVAARATGFRIEGGRLRAVQTEAGEIACDAAAICTGARSAPLAAAAGSAVPLESERGYHVVVEGAAVGPRTPTMVADGKLIAHWMDGGLRAAGQVEIGGLEAAPDWRRAEILHRHLQSMFPGLAGQAPDAVAVKHWLGHRPSLPDGLPCIGAAAASADIVLAFGHGHVGLCGSARTGRLAAQLLAGSTPDTALAPFDPGRFS